The following is a genomic window from candidate division WOR-3 bacterium.
ATCCGGATCTACCACCCCCAAAAGGGATTATCAATCGCTTAATCAAGGCATTGGCAAAGGTAGAGAATCATCGCTATCCCAATTATGAAGGACTCTTAAAAGCCCGAGAAGCGGTTGCCCAATGGTATAAGAGAAGGTTTGGAGTCTTTTTAGACCCGGAAAAAGAGGTCTGCATGCTGATTGGTTCAAAGGAAGGGATTGCCCATCTCTTCTGGGCATTAGTCGGTCCGGGTGAGCGGGTGGCAATCTGCGACCCGTATTTTCCTATTTACCGGAATCAACCGATTTTGGCTGGTGCCCAAGTAAAATTTCTTCCTTTAAGGGAGGAGAATAATTTTCTGCCGGAGTTAGAAAAATTAAAGGGGAGTAAGATAAAACTCCTCTGCCTCAACTATCCCAATAACCCAACCGGGGCATTTGCCGATCAGAAATTCTATGAAGAGGTCATCTCTTGGGCACAAAAGGAAGATTTCTTTCTCTTTAATGATAATGTCTATTCGGAAATCTATTTTCAAGAACCCCCGCCTTCTCTTCTCCAAATCAAAGGGGCAAAGGAGAGGGCGATTGAATTCCACTCTCTCTCTAAGACCTTCAATATGCCTGGCTGGCGGCTCGGTTTTGTGGTGGGCAACTCGGAGATTATCTCCGCCCTTTTGCGCCTCAAACAGAATGTTGATACTGGTCCTTTTAATGCGGTTC
Proteins encoded in this region:
- a CDS encoding aminotransferase class I/II-fold pyridoxal phosphate-dependent enzyme; the encoded protein is MLIAKRLTKLPPYPFKVLYELKKNYKGEKLIDFGEGNPDLPPPKGIINRLIKALAKVENHRYPNYEGLLKAREAVAQWYKRRFGVFLDPEKEVCMLIGSKEGIAHLFWALVGPGERVAICDPYFPIYRNQPILAGAQVKFLPLREENNFLPELEKLKGSKIKLLCLNYPNNPTGAFADQKFYEEVISWAQKEDFFLFNDNVYSEIYFQEPPPSLLQIKGAKERAIEFHSLSKTFNMPGWRLGFVVGNSEIISALLRLKQNVDTGPFNAVQEAAIFALNKSETYAQRMRKIYERRLSLFVSGLKDLGWEAKMPKATFYLWLKVPSKEDSLTFATNLLKNYGILCAPGSGFGKFGEGYLRFSLTVKEEEIEEALRRLKKR